The following coding sequences are from one Streptomyces sp. NBC_01232 window:
- the fxlM gene encoding methyltransferase, FxLD system, with protein MTDTTDDNAAALRQAMTSDMVKAGMITSERVEAAFLTVARHRFAPEATPEKAYEVESAVPTKRDQHGIAVSSVSAPRIQAMMLEQAELKPGQDVAEVGSGGCNAALMAELVGDDGVVTTVDIDADVTARARKLLDENGYARVKVHTVDAEGGIPDTGALDRLIVTAGAWDIPPAWTDQLSDGGRLVVPLRMRGLSRSVAFDLDGDRLVSRSAQMCGFVTMQGAGEHQERLLLLRGREIALRFDEGWPEDPEALNGVFDTERAEVWSEVTVAMSEPFTGLQMWLATALDGFCLMSVDGDLDTGLVAPQNKSACLSLLDGASLAYMTIRRNGDRAEFGAHGYGPDAKAVAQALVEEIRVWDRDHRRSEPVIYAYPATTPESELPAGRVITKRHRRIVISWPREDQANKSTTANKEK; from the coding sequence TTGACCGACACGACGGATGACAATGCGGCCGCGCTGCGCCAGGCGATGACCAGCGACATGGTCAAGGCCGGAATGATCACGAGCGAGCGGGTCGAAGCCGCGTTCCTGACGGTCGCCCGTCACCGGTTCGCGCCCGAAGCGACGCCCGAGAAGGCATACGAGGTGGAGTCGGCGGTCCCCACCAAGAGGGACCAGCACGGCATCGCCGTCAGCTCGGTATCGGCGCCGCGCATTCAAGCCATGATGCTGGAGCAGGCCGAGCTGAAGCCCGGTCAGGACGTGGCCGAAGTCGGATCGGGCGGCTGCAACGCCGCGCTCATGGCCGAACTCGTCGGCGACGACGGGGTGGTCACCACCGTCGACATCGATGCCGACGTCACCGCGCGGGCCCGCAAGCTCCTGGACGAGAACGGCTACGCCCGGGTCAAGGTCCACACCGTCGATGCTGAGGGCGGTATCCCGGACACCGGAGCCCTCGACCGGCTGATCGTCACCGCCGGGGCCTGGGACATCCCGCCCGCCTGGACCGACCAGCTGAGCGACGGCGGGCGCCTCGTCGTCCCGCTGCGGATGCGGGGCCTGAGCCGGTCGGTTGCTTTCGACCTCGACGGCGACCGGCTCGTCTCCCGGTCCGCCCAGATGTGCGGCTTCGTCACGATGCAGGGCGCCGGAGAACACCAGGAACGCCTGCTCCTGCTGCGGGGCAGGGAGATCGCCCTGCGCTTCGACGAGGGCTGGCCCGAGGACCCGGAGGCCCTGAACGGTGTGTTCGACACCGAGCGGGCCGAAGTCTGGTCCGAGGTCACCGTGGCCATGAGCGAGCCGTTCACCGGCCTGCAGATGTGGCTGGCGACCGCCCTGGACGGCTTCTGCCTCATGTCCGTGGACGGGGACCTGGACACCGGTCTCGTCGCCCCGCAGAACAAGTCGGCCTGCCTGTCCCTCCTCGACGGGGCTTCCCTCGCCTACATGACCATCCGACGCAACGGCGACCGGGCCGAGTTCGGGGCGCACGGCTACGGCCCCGACGCCAAGGCCGTGGCCCAGGCCCTGGTGGAGGAGATCCGCGTCTGGGACCGCGACCACCGCCGCAGCGAGCCGGTGATCTACGCCTACCCCGCCACGACCCCCGAGTCCGAGCTGCCCGCCGGTCGGGTCATCACCAAGCGGCACCGCCGCATCGTCATCTCCTGGCCCCGCGAGGACCAGGCCAACAAGAGCACCACCGCGAACAAGGAGAAGTGA
- a CDS encoding rhodanese-like domain-containing protein, with protein sequence MPLLRRGTARVTPDQAHQRTTDGDAILLDVREQAEWNAGHAPGAVHVPLSRLVTGTGLPATAQDRPLLVICRSGHRSQQAARLLAGRGAEAVDVKGGMQAWASAGLPVVDAEGSSGRIA encoded by the coding sequence ATGCCTCTCCTCCGCCGCGGCACCGCCCGCGTCACCCCCGACCAGGCCCACCAGCGCACCACCGACGGTGACGCCATCCTCCTCGACGTGCGCGAGCAGGCCGAGTGGAATGCCGGCCACGCCCCCGGCGCCGTGCATGTGCCGCTCTCCCGGCTGGTCACCGGCACCGGCCTGCCCGCCACGGCCCAGGACCGGCCACTGTTGGTGATCTGCCGCTCCGGGCACCGCTCCCAGCAGGCCGCCAGACTCTTGGCCGGGCGCGGAGCCGAGGCCGTCGACGTCAAGGGCGGTATGCAGGCCTGGGCATCAGCCGGGCTACCGGTCGTCGACGCAGAAGGAAGCAGCGGCCGGATAGCGTGA
- a CDS encoding glycosyltransferase family 2 protein, whose product MNRARTGPLTVGVVIITMGDREAELCALLKSVAAQEGEPAKVIVLGQGAKLPALPDPVAAVELPGNLGIPGGRNAGVRWLREHGGADIVLVLDDDGLLPRTDTLHLVREAFTANPKLGIVGFRIADENGVSQRRHVPRLGGADPLISGPVTTFLGGAHAIRMDVIDQVGDFPDKFFYAHEETDFAWRALDAGWEIDYRADLVLTHPRTPASRHAVYYHHTGRNRVWLAKRHLPAILVPVYLATWAAYTLAQRPPLSGLRSWWAGFFEGVRVPCPPRRPMRWRTVWRMTRLGRPPVI is encoded by the coding sequence ATGAACCGCGCCCGGACCGGTCCGCTGACGGTCGGCGTCGTGATCATCACCATGGGAGACCGGGAGGCTGAACTCTGTGCTCTCCTCAAGTCGGTGGCAGCCCAGGAAGGCGAGCCCGCCAAGGTCATCGTGCTCGGGCAGGGAGCGAAGCTCCCCGCTCTGCCGGACCCGGTGGCGGCCGTCGAACTGCCGGGGAACCTGGGAATCCCCGGCGGCCGGAACGCCGGGGTGCGGTGGCTGCGCGAACACGGCGGCGCTGACATCGTCCTTGTCCTCGACGACGACGGCCTCCTCCCTCGAACCGACACCCTCCACCTGGTCCGGGAAGCGTTCACAGCGAATCCGAAGCTGGGGATCGTCGGCTTCCGCATCGCCGACGAGAACGGCGTCTCCCAGCGCAGGCACGTCCCCCGCCTCGGGGGCGCTGACCCGCTCATCTCTGGGCCGGTCACGACGTTCCTGGGCGGCGCCCACGCCATCCGCATGGACGTCATCGACCAGGTCGGCGACTTCCCCGACAAGTTCTTCTACGCCCATGAGGAGACCGACTTCGCCTGGCGGGCCCTGGATGCTGGGTGGGAGATCGACTACCGGGCCGACCTGGTCCTGACCCACCCCCGGACCCCGGCCTCGCGGCACGCGGTCTACTACCACCACACCGGCCGCAACCGGGTCTGGCTCGCGAAGCGGCACCTGCCCGCCATCCTCGTCCCGGTCTACCTCGCCACCTGGGCGGCGTACACGCTTGCCCAACGGCCCCCACTGTCCGGACTGAGGTCGTGGTGGGCCGGGTTCTTCGAGGGGGTGCGGGTGCCGTGCCCGCCACGGCGTCCGATGCGGTGGCGGACCGTGTGGCGCATGACCCGACTCGGCCGACCACCGGTGATCTGA
- a CDS encoding DUF302 domain-containing protein: MRYDRTVHLDADFTTTVSAVREALAVQGFGILTEIDVTATLKAKLGHDMEDYLILGACNPPLARQALDADRTIGLLLPCNVVVRTDGERTAVQALDPGVMVTLTGLPALQPVAEEATRRLDAALSTLETTG; this comes from the coding sequence ATGCGCTACGACCGGACCGTCCACCTCGATGCCGACTTCACCACGACCGTTTCCGCAGTCCGCGAGGCCCTTGCCGTGCAGGGCTTCGGCATCCTTACTGAGATCGACGTCACCGCCACCCTGAAGGCCAAGCTCGGGCACGACATGGAGGACTACCTGATCCTCGGTGCCTGCAACCCGCCGCTCGCCCGCCAGGCCCTGGATGCCGACCGCACCATCGGCCTCCTCCTGCCCTGCAACGTCGTGGTTCGCACCGACGGCGAACGCACCGCCGTCCAGGCCCTGGACCCCGGCGTCATGGTCACTCTCACCGGCCTGCCCGCCCTCCAGCCCGTCGCCGAGGAGGCCACCCGCCGTCTCGACGCCGCCCTCAGCACCCTGGAAACCACCGGATGA
- a CDS encoding lactate/malate family dehydrogenase: MSSRTGPVGVIGAGAVGQTVSALLVAAGWCEEILIASGSDRSAAALVTDLQDMAQIVGSPVRAQTAQPADMRDCAAVVVAPRAKFTNTATADVRMAGLEANAPLIAALARSLTGYEGTAVVVTNPVDPLTWLFARASGAARVYGVGSATETARYRLALAAELAVPVESVAGHVIGEHGDASVLCTSTTRIDGRRVHVPVRAVRAELGARPRRINAGIGRGRCGPAGAVLHALTHALGLEDGPVELSVDHQGAQLGLPVHFTAGRPAVRLPRLDPAERRLLAAADHKIHLACKTISHHLEGAR, translated from the coding sequence ATGAGCTCGCGCACCGGCCCCGTCGGGGTCATCGGAGCCGGAGCTGTCGGCCAGACCGTCTCAGCCCTCCTCGTGGCCGCCGGATGGTGCGAGGAAATCCTGATCGCCTCCGGCAGCGACCGCTCGGCCGCCGCTCTGGTCACCGACCTCCAGGACATGGCCCAGATCGTCGGCTCGCCCGTCCGGGCCCAGACTGCCCAACCCGCCGACATGCGCGACTGCGCGGCCGTGGTCGTCGCCCCCCGGGCGAAGTTCACCAACACCGCGACCGCCGACGTCCGGATGGCCGGTCTGGAGGCCAACGCCCCGCTGATCGCCGCCCTGGCCCGCTCCCTGACCGGGTACGAGGGGACGGCCGTGGTCGTCACCAACCCCGTCGACCCTTTGACGTGGCTGTTCGCCCGCGCCTCCGGCGCGGCCCGCGTGTACGGGGTCGGCTCCGCCACCGAGACCGCCCGCTACCGCCTCGCGCTGGCCGCCGAACTCGCCGTCCCCGTAGAGAGCGTGGCCGGGCACGTGATCGGCGAACACGGCGACGCCTCCGTGCTGTGCACATCCACCACCCGGATCGACGGCCGCCGCGTCCATGTACCCGTCCGGGCCGTACGGGCCGAGCTTGGCGCCCGCCCACGCCGCATCAACGCCGGGATCGGCCGGGGCCGCTGCGGCCCCGCCGGCGCTGTGCTCCACGCCCTCACCCACGCCCTCGGCCTTGAGGACGGGCCGGTTGAGCTGTCCGTCGACCACCAGGGCGCCCAGCTCGGCCTGCCCGTCCACTTCACCGCCGGACGCCCGGCCGTCCGCCTGCCCCGCCTGGACCCGGCTGAACGGCGTCTCCTCGCCGCCGCCGACCACAAGATCCACCTCGCGTGCAAGACGATCTCCCACCACCTCGAAGGAGCCCGATGA
- a CDS encoding MBL fold metallo-hydrolase yields MFFIDTIETEGLGNRSYLAGGADTAVVVDPPRDIDRVLAAAAARGVRISHVAETHVHNDYVTGGLDLARITGAAYLVPAAARVSFARTPVADGNTVSVDEGITLRAMATPGHTPHHTSYVLDERGTAAAVFTGGSLLIGSVGRPDLVEPRLTEQLARAQHASAHRLAAELPDETPVLPTHGFGSFCSSSQSEGDATTIGKEKEGNDALVKDVDSFVAALLAGLEDVPAYYAHMGPANSEGPTPVDLTAPPLADAADIAERLAAGEWVVDLRNRIAFAEGHIAGSFNFEAEGKIATYLAWMIPWGKPVTLLAESPAQLAAAQRELVRVGIDRPAAAATGTVRDWVPDGHALRSFPRATFADLAAQDPRPDVVLDVRRDSERATGWIEGSVHIPIHHLHRRLADVPAGTVWVHCAGGMRAGIAASLLDAAGRDVVAVDDSFDATTDAGLPLTTGTGS; encoded by the coding sequence GTGTTCTTCATCGACACCATCGAGACCGAGGGCCTGGGAAACCGCAGCTACCTGGCGGGCGGCGCGGACACCGCAGTGGTGGTGGACCCTCCCCGCGACATCGACCGTGTCCTGGCGGCGGCTGCCGCGCGGGGCGTGCGCATCTCGCACGTGGCGGAGACCCATGTCCACAACGACTACGTCACCGGCGGCCTGGACCTGGCCCGCATCACCGGCGCCGCCTACCTCGTGCCCGCTGCCGCCCGCGTCTCCTTCGCCCGCACACCGGTCGCCGACGGCAACACGGTGAGTGTGGACGAGGGCATCACCCTGCGGGCGATGGCCACACCCGGACACACCCCGCACCACACCTCCTACGTCCTGGACGAACGGGGGACGGCGGCCGCGGTGTTCACCGGCGGGTCGCTGCTGATCGGCTCGGTCGGTCGCCCTGACCTGGTCGAGCCGAGGCTGACCGAACAGCTGGCCCGCGCCCAGCACGCATCCGCGCACCGGCTGGCCGCCGAGCTCCCCGACGAGACGCCGGTGCTGCCCACCCACGGGTTCGGCAGCTTCTGCTCCTCCTCCCAGTCCGAGGGCGACGCCACCACGATCGGCAAGGAGAAGGAGGGCAACGACGCCCTGGTCAAGGACGTCGACTCCTTCGTCGCCGCCCTGCTGGCAGGCCTGGAGGACGTGCCCGCCTACTACGCCCACATGGGCCCGGCCAACTCCGAAGGCCCCACCCCGGTGGACCTGACCGCACCCCCGCTGGCCGACGCCGCCGACATCGCCGAGCGCCTGGCCGCCGGGGAATGGGTGGTGGACCTGCGCAACCGGATCGCTTTCGCCGAAGGCCACATCGCCGGCTCGTTCAACTTCGAGGCGGAAGGCAAGATCGCCACCTACCTGGCCTGGATGATCCCCTGGGGCAAGCCCGTCACCCTCCTCGCCGAGTCACCCGCCCAGCTCGCCGCCGCCCAGCGCGAACTGGTCCGCGTCGGCATCGACCGCCCGGCCGCGGCCGCCACCGGCACCGTCCGCGACTGGGTACCCGACGGCCACGCCCTGCGCTCCTTTCCCCGAGCCACCTTCGCCGACCTCGCCGCCCAGGACCCCCGCCCGGATGTGGTCCTCGATGTGAGGCGGGACTCCGAACGCGCCACAGGCTGGATCGAAGGCTCCGTACACATCCCGATCCACCACCTCCACCGCCGCCTGGCCGACGTACCGGCCGGGACGGTGTGGGTGCACTGCGCGGGCGGAATGCGCGCGGGCATCGCCGCCTCCCTGCTGGATGCCGCAGGCCGCGACGTCGTCGCCGTCGACGACTCCTTCGACGCCACAACCGACGCCGGGCTGCCCCTCACCACCGGCACCGGCAGCTGA
- a CDS encoding OsmC family protein has protein sequence MTDTTAARPSEDLQRLDVTHVEGDVYAVDVRGHRLRVDQPLGAGGTDTAPTPTELFAASLATCVAFYAGRYLLRHGLPRAGLGVRAEFAMAAGPPARVGAVRVVVTPPPELPEERRAGLLAVASHCTVHNTLRQPPETTVELEHSARGRRTDESAPGRAPTRP, from the coding sequence ATGACGGACACCACAGCGGCACGGCCGTCGGAGGACCTGCAACGGCTCGACGTCACCCATGTCGAGGGTGACGTGTACGCGGTCGACGTGCGCGGACACCGGCTTCGCGTGGACCAGCCCCTGGGAGCGGGCGGGACGGACACCGCACCCACGCCGACTGAACTGTTCGCCGCCTCCCTGGCCACGTGCGTCGCCTTCTACGCGGGGCGCTACCTGCTGCGCCATGGCCTGCCTCGGGCGGGCCTGGGCGTACGGGCGGAGTTCGCGATGGCCGCCGGCCCGCCCGCCCGCGTGGGCGCGGTGCGCGTCGTGGTCACCCCGCCTCCGGAGCTGCCCGAGGAGCGGCGCGCCGGCCTCCTCGCTGTCGCCTCGCACTGCACCGTCCACAACACGCTCCGGCAGCCGCCGGAGACCACTGTCGAACTCGAACACTCCGCCCGCGGCCGGCGCACGGACGAGTCGGCCCCGGGTCGAGCGCCTACCCGGCCCTGA
- a CDS encoding tetratricopeptide repeat protein produces the protein MAESRSPNTALADVIAEAGCTYGVLARDVRAVAAESGVTLHTSRSAVHSWVMGGTPSGQTRSYIAEALTRRMKRKVTPTEIGLGCAGTGEALGADPLANATDLGRFVMLRRRNFLNAAFATAAVALPLVYDHQAVAATLRAAERGGAVGTEEVAIVRELTETFRSMDERLGGGHGLTMVTAYLTDTVVPMLEGRFPSEPVRRSAFGAAATLACLVGWKHHDLGREGAAQRYYLLGFQLACESDPYGHAAWMMRALTHQALDLGHPQACIGLAEEALRRATGNVDRQTEALLLVTCARAYGADGQSGKAAAALLSAEDAMLTAGDPVPVYAAASGPVAATVASHTGKTLTEMREHRAAEKHYRAALKGRTPGTYQRVHGLTMVNIGRSVAAQQRHEEAVAVWGRSLDFMDGLVSDRTVKEIRAIQSTAASYRKRQIPGAGALHERAVDLLRAQA, from the coding sequence TTGGCGGAGAGTCGTAGTCCGAACACCGCGCTGGCAGACGTCATCGCCGAGGCCGGATGTACCTACGGGGTTCTGGCCAGGGACGTCCGTGCGGTGGCCGCCGAGTCCGGGGTGACGCTGCATACCTCCCGCTCGGCCGTTCACTCCTGGGTCATGGGTGGTACACCAAGCGGTCAGACCCGCTCGTACATCGCCGAAGCCCTCACCAGAAGGATGAAGCGGAAGGTCACGCCCACAGAGATCGGTCTAGGCTGCGCAGGCACCGGCGAGGCCCTGGGGGCCGATCCACTGGCCAACGCCACCGACCTCGGGAGATTCGTGATGCTCCGTCGCAGGAACTTCCTCAACGCCGCGTTCGCTACGGCCGCCGTCGCCCTGCCTCTCGTTTACGACCACCAGGCCGTCGCCGCGACCCTGCGGGCAGCCGAACGCGGCGGCGCCGTCGGCACTGAGGAAGTCGCCATCGTGCGGGAGCTCACGGAGACGTTCCGGAGCATGGATGAACGCTTGGGCGGAGGCCACGGCCTGACGATGGTGACCGCCTACCTCACCGACACCGTGGTCCCCATGCTGGAGGGCCGCTTCCCCTCGGAGCCGGTACGGCGCAGCGCGTTCGGGGCGGCGGCGACTCTGGCGTGCCTGGTGGGCTGGAAGCACCACGACTTGGGCCGCGAGGGCGCCGCCCAGCGCTACTACCTCCTCGGCTTCCAGTTGGCCTGCGAGTCAGACCCGTACGGGCACGCCGCGTGGATGATGCGGGCTCTGACCCACCAGGCACTCGACCTCGGTCACCCGCAGGCGTGCATCGGCCTGGCGGAGGAGGCGCTGCGGCGTGCGACGGGCAATGTCGACCGGCAGACTGAGGCCCTACTGCTGGTCACCTGCGCCAGGGCGTACGGGGCTGATGGGCAGAGCGGGAAGGCGGCGGCGGCCCTGCTGTCGGCCGAGGACGCGATGCTCACCGCAGGTGACCCGGTCCCTGTCTACGCTGCCGCGTCGGGTCCGGTCGCGGCCACCGTTGCTTCGCACACCGGCAAGACCCTGACCGAGATGCGCGAACACCGGGCTGCCGAGAAGCACTACCGGGCGGCGCTCAAGGGACGGACGCCGGGGACCTATCAGCGGGTTCACGGCCTGACCATGGTCAACATCGGGCGGTCGGTCGCTGCGCAGCAGCGGCACGAGGAGGCCGTGGCCGTGTGGGGTCGGTCGCTGGATTTCATGGATGGCCTGGTCTCGGACCGGACCGTGAAGGAGATCAGGGCGATCCAGTCCACGGCTGCCAGCTACCGCAAGCGCCAAATCCCCGGAGCTGGGGCCTTGCACGAACGCGCCGTCGACCTGCTGCGAGCCCAGGCATGA
- a CDS encoding FxLD family lanthipeptide, which produces MTKQIATATTGLSGEFNLDVRVVEAGAPVASLLRSTDDGCGSTCSNGSTACASSVNDPS; this is translated from the coding sequence ATGACCAAGCAGATCGCCACGGCAACGACCGGCCTGAGCGGCGAATTCAACCTGGACGTGCGCGTGGTCGAGGCCGGGGCGCCCGTCGCGAGCCTCCTGCGCAGCACCGACGACGGCTGCGGCTCGACCTGCTCCAACGGCTCCACCGCGTGCGCGTCGTCCGTCAACGACCCCTCCTGA
- a CDS encoding rhodanese-like domain-containing protein encodes MTTPHALDTDQARTRLHELIVLDVRTPGEYATGHLPGALNIPLDHLDHALPDIRHAAQRGDLLVVCASGARSENACHTLAAHGITTATLTGGKTAWAADGHTLHHPDSARRTAWNMERQVRLTAGAVVLTGLALGRLHPAFRLASAGVAGGLVYSALTNTCGMASLLAKLPHNRPHQGDLDATLAALRAG; translated from the coding sequence ATGACCACCCCCCACGCCCTCGACACCGACCAGGCCCGCACCCGCCTGCACGAACTGATCGTCCTGGACGTCCGCACCCCCGGCGAATACGCCACCGGCCACCTTCCCGGCGCCCTCAACATCCCCCTCGACCACCTCGACCATGCCCTCCCCGACATCCGCCACGCAGCCCAGCGCGGCGACCTCCTCGTCGTCTGCGCCTCCGGCGCACGCTCCGAGAACGCTTGCCACACCCTCGCCGCCCACGGCATCACCACCGCCACCCTCACCGGCGGCAAAACAGCCTGGGCAGCGGACGGCCACACCCTCCACCACCCCGACAGCGCCCGACGCACCGCCTGGAACATGGAACGCCAAGTCCGACTCACCGCCGGCGCCGTCGTCCTGACCGGCCTCGCGCTGGGCCGCCTGCACCCCGCCTTCCGCCTCGCTTCCGCGGGCGTCGCCGGCGGCCTGGTCTACTCCGCCCTCACCAACACCTGCGGCATGGCCTCCCTCCTCGCCAAACTCCCCCACAACCGTCCCCACCAGGGCGACCTCGACGCAACCCTCGCCGCCCTCCGGGCCGGCTGA
- a CDS encoding metal-sensitive transcriptional regulator: MKVDDDAVNSVLNRLRRAQGQLAGVIAMIEAGRDCKDVVTQLAAVSKALDRAGFKIVASGMRQCMTEADQGQAPMTEAELEKLFLALA, translated from the coding sequence GTGAAAGTCGACGACGACGCAGTCAACTCAGTCCTCAACCGCCTGCGCCGCGCCCAAGGACAGCTCGCCGGCGTCATCGCCATGATCGAAGCCGGCCGCGACTGCAAGGACGTTGTCACGCAGCTTGCCGCAGTCTCCAAGGCCCTGGACCGCGCCGGCTTCAAAATCGTCGCCAGCGGCATGCGCCAGTGCATGACCGAAGCCGACCAGGGTCAGGCCCCCATGACCGAGGCAGAACTCGAAAAGCTCTTCCTCGCACTCGCCTGA
- a CDS encoding sulfite exporter TauE/SafE family protein has product MSALILALIAGAVIGLALGALGGGGSVLAVPALIYLLGFTPAAATTASLIIVTATSATALYTHATSGNVRWKTGALFAAAGIVPAIAAGTLAARLPEEVLTAAFAAIAALAALRMFKLADPHQQARPVRPTRAAGAGAGLGAVTGLLGVGGGFLAVPALVSVLGLHMRAAVGTSLLVITVNSLAALAARAGTNTPLHWAVIAPFAGAAILGAWDGKRLASKISGPTLQRIFALVLLAVAALMLIDALR; this is encoded by the coding sequence GTGAGCGCCCTCATCCTCGCCCTCATCGCTGGGGCCGTCATCGGCCTGGCCCTCGGGGCGCTCGGGGGCGGCGGCAGTGTCCTGGCCGTCCCCGCCCTGATTTACCTCCTCGGCTTCACCCCGGCCGCCGCCACCACCGCATCCCTGATCATCGTCACCGCCACCTCCGCGACCGCCCTCTACACCCACGCCACCTCGGGAAACGTCCGCTGGAAGACCGGCGCGCTGTTCGCGGCCGCCGGAATCGTGCCCGCGATCGCTGCGGGTACCCTGGCCGCACGCCTGCCCGAGGAGGTGCTGACCGCCGCGTTCGCCGCGATCGCGGCCCTCGCAGCCCTCAGGATGTTCAAGCTCGCCGACCCCCACCAGCAGGCCAGGCCCGTCAGGCCCACCCGGGCCGCCGGTGCAGGCGCCGGACTCGGCGCGGTCACCGGCCTCCTCGGGGTCGGCGGAGGCTTCCTCGCCGTCCCCGCCCTCGTCTCCGTCCTCGGACTGCACATGCGCGCCGCGGTCGGCACCAGCCTGCTGGTCATCACCGTCAACTCCCTCGCCGCGCTCGCCGCCCGCGCCGGCACCAACACGCCCCTGCACTGGGCGGTCATCGCTCCCTTCGCCGGAGCCGCGATCCTCGGAGCGTGGGACGGCAAACGCCTCGCCTCCAAAATCTCCGGTCCCACCCTTCAGCGGATCTTCGCGCTCGTGCTCCTGGCCGTCGCTGCCCTCATGCTCATCGACGCCCTCCGCTGA